One Desulfonatronum sp. SC1 genomic window, AGAACGAGGGTTGATCCATGCATTGGATGATAGAATTCCTTCTTTTCGTAATCCTGATTGTTTCCGCGGTCGTCGGCCTCTCGGTTCGCAACTTGCTGGCCGCGGCGGTCATCTTGACCATCTTCAGCTTTCTCACCGCGGCGATCATGGTTTCCCTGGGGGCCATCGATGTAGCCTTCACCGAGGCCGTGGTCGGCGCGGGTGCCGTGGGTGTGTTCAGCATTGTCGCCATCCTCATGACATCAAGGAAGAGTCGAGATTGAAAACACTTCAATATTTCCTCCTTCTGGCTTTTCTGGGCATTTTGGTCATCGCGGTCACAAGCCTGCCGCCACGGGGCGACGTCACCGCTCCGGTGCATCAGCACGTCAACCCCGCGGGCACTCTGGTTGCTGGAACCTACTTCATCCAGCATGCCTATGAAGACACCAAAACCCCGAACATGGTCACGGTCATCCTCGCCGACTACCGAGCATTTGATACCATGGGCGAGGTCATCGTCGTCTTTGCCGGCGGGATCGCCTGCTTCTTCATTCTGAACGTCCGACGGAGGAAGCCATGAGCAGCGGAAACGTGGAATTGTGCCGCAAGGAAGCGGCCATGATGGCACCCACCGAGAGCCCTATCATCCACTTGGCCAGCCGGGGCATCTCCCCCGTTATTCTGCTCATCGGCCTCTACGTTTTTTTTCACGGCCACTACAGTCCCGGAGGCGGCTTTCAAGGCGGCGTGCTTCTGGCCGCGGCGATCTTGCTGCTGCGTTTAAGCCTGGGAACCTCCCTGTCCCAGCCGATCATGCCCTCCTGGATTACCCTGCGGCTCAGCGCCCTGGGGGCGTTGATCTTCGCGGGGATCGGCCTGGTGGCCGTTCTTTTCGGAGGCAACTTTCTGGACTACCACTTTCTCCCAATGCCGTGGCTCGATCCCGCCTACCTGCGCTACTACGGCATTCTGATGATCGAGGTAGGAGTAACCATAACCGTCATGACAACGCTCGTCTCCATCTACGACGACCTGTTAGGATGTTGACCATGATCGAATTCATCCAAGGCTATTACGCGTACATCTTTCTGGCCGCTACGTTCACCATCGGACTTTACGGGATGATGATGAAGCAGAACCTGATGAAAAAAGTCCTGGGCATGTCCGTGGTTGCGGCCTGTACGATCTTGTTCTGGATTGTCAGCGCTTACAAAGATGGCGCTGGCGTGACCGTGCTGGACAAACGCTACGGCGTGGAGAACCCGGAACTCTACCTCAACCCGCTCCCCCACACCCTGATGCTCACCGCCATCGTCGTGGCCGTTGTCACCCTGGGCGTGGCCTTGGCCTTGCTCATCGGCATCTACCGGGAATTCAAAACCCTTGACGAACCAACCCTCCTGGAGCGGATGAAATGATCAGCTCCCAAGCTCCCGTCCTCATCCCGATCACGTTCCTCTTCGCGGCCATGCTCATCCCCCTGGTGGGGGCCGTGCATCGCGCCGCCGCGCACCTGACCGCGGTTCTGGGATCAGCCTTGGCCCTGTATTTCTCCGTGGTCGGCATGCAGGCCACCCTGGCCCAGGGCCGGATCAGCTACCACATAGCTGGCTGGATGCCCCCCATCGGGATCGAATTCGTCCTGGATCCGCTCTCCGCCTTTATTTGCGCCCTGCTTTGCGGAATCACCTTCATCGTGATGGTCTTCGGCAAACGCAGCGTGGAATACGAAATCCCCCAGAAAGAGATCGCCTTTTACAGCCTCTCCATGCTGCTTCTGGGAGGCCTGGCCGGAATGGTGATGACCGGCGATCTTTTCAACCTGTACGTCTTCCTGGAGATCGGGGCCCTGGCCGGATACGCCCTGGTCGCCATCGGCGACAAGCGGGCCGTGGTCTCGGCCTTCCGCTACCTGGTCATGGGCACCGTGGGCGCGACCTTCTATCTGTTGGGAGTGGCTCTGATTTTCATCAGCACCGGCACCCTGAACATGGCGGACATCGCCCAGTTGATGCCCCTTGTCCATGACTCTCCAGCGGTGATCGTCGGTCTGGTGCTCATCGTCCTGGGCACGGCCCTGAAGATGGCCCTGTTTCCGATGCACGCCTGGCTGCCCGACGCATACACCCATGCCTCCACCACGGCCACGGCCCTGATCGCGCCCATCGGCACCAAGGTTTCCGCCTATGTCCTGTTCCGGGTTCTGTTCTTCGTGGTGGACCCGGACCACCTGCGCACCGAGATGTTGAACCTCCTTCAAGTCATCGGATACCTGGGCGCGGCTGGCATCATCTGGGGCTCGATCATGGCCATCTGCCAGTCGGAACTGAAGCGGATGCTGGCCTACAGCAGTGTGGCCCAGGTCGGCTACATCGCCGTGGGTATCGCCCTGGCCTCGCCCCTGGGATTCATCGGCGCCATCCTCCACGCCCTGAACCACGCGGTGATGAAATGCTGCCTCTTTTTGGTCAGCGGCAACATGCGCATGCGTCTCGGCCACAGCTCAATCCCCCAGATGAACAACGGCCTGCGCAAGTCCATGCCCTGGACGTCCGCGGCCTTTACCCTGGCCGCCATCTCCATGATCGGCCTGCCGCCAACGGCCGGCTTCTTCGGAAAGTGGTATCTGGCCCTGGGCGCCATCGAGCAGTCTCATTGGATCTTCCTGACGGCCCTGTTGATCAGCACCATTCTTAACGTCGCCTACTTTTTCCGGGTGATGGAGCGAATGTACCTCAAACCGCAGGAACCCGGGGCCGTGGATTACAGCGAGCAGACCGTCGCCCGTAACGAAGCCCCGGCGTCCATGCTCATCCCGACCCTCTTTCTGGCCATCAGTCTCCTGGTGCTCGGCTTCGCCAACGCCTGGATCGTCTCCAACCTCATCGTGCCCATGATCCCCGGCTGGCTCTAAGGGACTAAAACCAATGCACGAAATCGTCACCTATACGTCCTCGGTTCCCTTCCTGGCGGTCCTGGTTTCCCTGGCGGCGGTCCCGCTGATCTACGCCAGCAGCAACCGCCCGAACATGCGCGAGTTCTGGACCTTGGCCGCGGCGTTCATCAAGTTCCCGTTGGTTCTGTCCCTGCTGCCCGGCGTCATGGCTGGGGAAGTGGCGGAATTCACCATAGTCCAGATCTCTGCTTCTCCGGACATCGCCCTGAAGCTGCGGGCCGACGGCGTGGGCATGCTCTTCGCCGTGGTCGCCTCGGGCTTGTGGATTCTGACCTCGTTCTACTCCATCGGCTATATGCGCGGGGCCAACGAGAAAAAGCAGACCCGCTACTTCGCCAGCTTCGCTGTCTGCCTCTCGGCCACCATCGGCATCGCCTTTTCGGCCAACCTGCTCACCTTTTTGATCTTCTACGAAATTCTGTCCCTGGCCACCTATCCCCTTGTTATCCACAAGGAGAACCAGGAGGCCATGCGTTCCGGCCGCCAGTACCTGCTCTACGCCATGTCCGCCGGCGTGTTGCTTATCGCTGCCATCGGAATCACCTACTCCATCGCTGGCACGCTGGACTTCAACCCCGGCGGAATCTTCGGCGGGATCGTGCTCGACCCCGTGCTGATCAAAGTTGTCTTCATTCTGTTCATCGCCGGTGTCGGCGTGAAGGCCGGCATCATGCCGCTCCAGAGTTGGCTGCCCGCGGCCATGGTCGCCCCGACTCCGGTCTCCGCCCTGCTCCATGCGGTGGCCGTGGTCAAGGCCGGGGTCTTCGGCGTGATCCGGGTCGTGGGGTTCATTTTCGGGCCGGAAGTCATGCAAGAATTCAGTCTGAACCTGATCCTGGCCACCTTTTCAGGGGCCACGGTGATCCTGGCCTCCCTGATCGCCCTGAACCAGGACGACTTGAAGCGCCGACTTGCCTACTCCACTGTGGGGCACCTCTCCTACATCGTCCTTGGCGTGGCTCTGCTCACTCCCGAAGGCTTCACCGGCGGACTGTTGCATCTCTCCAACCACGCCACGACCAAGATCTGCCTCTTTTTCTGCGCCGGGGCGATCTACGTCAATCTGCACAAAACCAAGATTTCTCAGTTGGACGGCATCGGCAGGGTAATGCCCTGGACCATGGGGGCCTTCACCATCGGTGCCCTGGGCCTCGCCGGGGTTCCGCCCATCAACGCCTTCGTCAGCAAATGGTTTCTCTGTCAGGGAGCCATGGCCGCGGACCAGACCATCATCCTGGGCATCTTCCTGCTCAGCGGTCTGCTCAACGCCGCCTACTTCTTCCCCATCGTCCAGCGGGCCTTTTTCCGCCCCGGCGGCAAGGACCTGGAAAAGCACGGTGAGGCTTCGCCTTTCATGGTCGTGCCCATCTGCATCGTGGCCACTTTGTCCGTCCTGCTGGGCCTACAACCCAATCTGTTCCTTAACCTGTATGACCTGGCGGCGGGCATCTCGCAAAGCGTCTTCCATCTGCCCGCTGTCTTCATCGCTTCGGGAGTCTGGCCATGAAACAATGGCACTGGATCGTTCTTATCGGCCTCACCTTGCTTTCGGTCATCGGCCAATTCATTGAGCACCATTACTGGTGGGAAGCCATCCCCGGCTTTTTTGCCGTGTTCGGATTTATCGGCAGCTTCGTGCTGATCTTCGTCGCCAAGTTCTGCGCGAACCTGTTCATCGCCCAGAAGCCGAACTACTACGACGCTCTTCAGCAAGACCAAGATACCGATCAGGAAGTAAACACCAATGCCCATTGAACTGCCTCCGGTTCTCGTCATGTGGCTGGGGCTGATCATCCTGCCCCTGTTGCCCAAGAATGCCCGTCCCGCGGCTTTTCTGGCCTTCCCCGTCGCCGCGCTGATCCTCATTCTGACCATCCCCCTGGGGACCGTGGTCACCATGCCCTTTGCCCATTACGAGCTGGTGGTCCTCCAGGTCACCCAGCTCAGTCGGGTCTTCGGAATCATCTTTGCCCTGATCGCTTTTTTCTGCGGGGTGTACGCCCTGCACATGCGCGAAACCGGGCAACAGGCCGCTGCCCTGCTGTATGCCGGCGGCGCCCTGGGCGTGACCTTTTGCGGCGACTTCTTCACCCTGCTGGTCTGCTGGGAGATCATGGCCGCCGGTTCCACCTATCTGATCTGGGCGCGACGCACCAAGTCCTCCCAACAGGCCGGCATGCGCTACCTGCTGTACCACCTGTTCGGCGGCAGTCTCCTGCTGGCGGGAATCATCGTTCACGCCCAGTCCACCGGCTCGCTCCTGCTGCCGGAGAACGGCTTCGCTCCCGGTGAATCCCTGGCCGCCTGGCTGATGTTCTTCGGCGTGATGATCAACGCGGCCATGGTTCCCCTGCATGCCTGGCTGCCGGACGCCTATCCCAAGGCGACCATCACCGGGGCCTGCGTTCTCAGCGCCTTTACCACCAAAGTCGCGGTCTACGTAGCCATCGTCCTCTTTCCCGGCTGGCCGATCCTGATGATCATGGGCGTGGCCATGGCCCTCTGGGGCGTGAGTTACGCGTTTCTGGCCAACGATATTCGGGAGATCCTCTCCTACCACATCATCAGTCAGGTCGGGTACATGATCGCCGCCGTGGGCATCGGCACGGAACTGGCCCTCAACGGGGCCGCGGCCTTCGCCTTCAGCAATATCCTCTACAAGACCCTGATGTTCATGGCCACGGGCGCGGTGCTCTACGCGGCTGGGACGAGCAAGCTCAGCGAACTGGGCGCCCTGGCGTCGCGAATGAAGTGGGTGCTGGTCCTGTACATGGTCGGAGCCTTGTCCATCTCCGGCTTTCCGTTGTTCATGGGCTTCATCAGCAAGACCATGATCATCACCGCGGCCGGGGAAAGCTCCGCCTACGCCGTGAAGTTCCTGCTCATCTTCGCTTCCGTGGGCACGTTTCTCTCGGTCGGCATCAAGCTGCCCTACTACACTTGGTTCCATGAAGAGAAAACGCACCACGCCCAGCTGCGGCCCATCCCCACGGGCATGTTCGCGGCCATGACCGGCGTGGCCGTGCTCTGCGTGGTCTACGGCGTCTTTCCCGGGCTGCTGTATGCCGAACTGCCTTATTTCATGGACTTCACCCCGTTCGCCATCCCCTTGCTGGTGGAGACCACCCAGATCCTGATCTTCACTTTCCTCGGATTCTGGCTGGTGCGGGCCAAGCTGACGCCCAAGGACAAGATTTCCTTGGACGTGGACTGGTTTTATCGCCGCCTGGCCCCGTACCTGCGTCGGATCTTCATCGGCTGGGTGAACGTCTTCTTTGACACCGCTGAACGGCTGAGCTTCCGCTTTGCCGACTTCGTATCCTTCCTTTCTTCGGACCCCATGCACGTCCTGCGCACCCTGCATCGGCCGCTGCGCGACTTCGACGCGGACGCCGACCGCCAGCCCTTGAGCACGCCCATCACCCTGACCCTGCTGGTCACCGTGGCCGTGGCGGCCTGGAGCCTCTGGCGCTGACGCCCTCCCCCCGCAAGCATTGACCTCAACAAACGGGCTTCGTAAAAGAAGCCCGTTTGTTTTTTCAACACGCCGCCCCGACTCAAAACAAACCACTCACCGCGTTCCTATGCGCCTCCATCTTTTTTCCGAAGCGCAAACGCGACACATCTTCATACTTCGACCTCAAATTGAAAAGGAGCACCATTTTGCCGTGCCGAGAATTACGTTATACGTCCAGGGACGACTGGCCTGCCTTGGATGACTGGCTCAAAGGTCGCTGGAGTCCCGAACTTTCCATGGAGCAAAGGGTTCGAGACATTTTAACCCAGGTCCGGAAGCAAGGGGATGAGGCCCTGGTCGACTACACCCGCCGCTTCGACTGCCCCGACTTTCAGGCGGACATGATCCGCGTTCCAGAGGCCGACCTGTCCGCGGCTCTGGCTTCCATTCCTTCGGAGGATGTCGCCATCCTGGAAGCCGCCATTGGCAACGTGCGCAGTTTCCATGAGCAGCAGGTCCAGCGCTCCTGGTTTCAGACCAAGCCGGACGGGACCATCCTCGGCCAGATGGTCCGTCCCGTGGAGCGGGTGGGGCTGTATGTTCCCGGCGGCCAGGGCGGGACCACGCCCCTGATTTCCAGCCTGATCATGAATGCCGTTCCGGCCCAGGTGGCCGGAGTGGACGCCGTTGCCGCGGTTTCCCCGCCTCGGGCCGACGGAACCCTGGACGCCTACATTCTGGCAACAGCGGCCCTGCTGGGCATCACCGAGGTCTACCGCCTGGGCAGCGCCTGGGCCGTGGCCGCTTTGGCCTTCGGCACCCGGACCGTACCGTCGGTTGACGTCATCGCCGGGCCGGGCAACATCTACGTGACCACGGCAAAACGTCTGCTGGTGGGCCAGGTGGGCATCGACATGATCGCCGGGCCCAGCGAGATCGCGATCCTGGCCGACGCTTCCGCCAATCCCGAATGGGTGGCCGCGGACATGCTCTCCCAGGCCGAACACGACCCCCTGGCCGCCTCCATCCTCGTCTCCGACAGCCAGTCGCTCCTGGAATACGTCAAGGTCGCGCTCTCCAGGCAATTGGCGGAACTCCCGCGTTCGGAAACCGCCGCGCAATCTCTGGCTGACTGGGGTGCCCTGATCCTTGTGCCCGACATTCGTGTCGGCACGGAGTTGATCAACCTTCTGGCACCGGAACACCTGGAGCTGTGCGTGGACGATCCCTGGCGACTTCTGGGGCTGATCCGCAATGCAGGAGCCGTTTTCATGGGCCATCACTGCCCGGAACCCATCGGTGACTACTTCGCCGGACCGAATCACGTCCTGCCCACCATGGGCACGGCTCGCTTCACTTCCGGACTTTCCGTGGACAACTTCATCAAGAAGTCGAACATCATCGCCACGTCCTGCGCATATGTCGCCGACCACGGCCCGGCCGTGGCCCGACTGGCAACACTGGAAGGGCTGGACGCCCACGCTCGCTCGGTGACGTGCCGCCGCGCTTAACAGCCCGTTGAAAAACTCCCAATTGCTGCGTCGCTGCAAAAAGTTCAAACTCTCACGTATCATTAAATACGCTTCGATCTTGAACTTTTTTTGCTCCTTGCACTTGGGGTTTTTGAACGGGCTGTTGAGTTAAGACTTTTTAAACACTCAATTAAGGCATCAGCTTTCCAACACGGCTCTTTCGCATTCCCCGCAAATCCGATATATACCACCCCAAGCAAGAGGCAGAGACCGCGGCGAAAGCCAATGGCGACAACCCGCCGCTGGCATTTTGCCCCCGCTGTTTCCAACTCACCATCTCACCAGCTATCGCGGAACCACCATGAAAATACTGACCCAATCCTCCCTGCCCGACGTCAAGCTGCTCTCCCGCGGCAAGGTTCGAGACATCTACGAAGTCTCGGAGGACACCCTGCTCATCGTGACCACGGACCGGATGTCCGCCTTCGATGTTGTCCTGCCCGACCCGATCCCCTACAAGGGCGTGGTCCTGAACAAGATCACCCTTTTCTGGATGGAACGGATGGGCGCCGTCGTCCCTAACCATCTCCTGGCCGCCGATGTCGCCGATTTTCCCAAGGCGCTGCAACCCCACGCGGACCAACTGGAAGGTAGGTCCGTACTGGTTCGCAAGGCGGCCCCGTTGCCGATGGAATGCATTGTACGCGGCTACATCACCGGCTCCGGCTGGAAAGACTACCAGGACACCGGCATGGTCTGCGGACACCGGCTTCCCTCGGGGCTCCAGGAATCCCAGGAACTGATCCCGCCGCTGTTCACCCCCTCCACCAAGGCCGAGGTGGGCGAGCACGATGAGAATATCTCCGTGGCCAAGGCCGCGGAAATTTTAGGGCAAGATCGGTTCGCTGCCGTGGAGCGCATTTCCCTGGAAATCTACTCCCAGGCTCGGGAATACGCCAAGGGCCTGGGCCTGATCATCGC contains:
- a CDS encoding hydrogenase subunit MbhD domain-containing protein; translated protein: MHWMIEFLLFVILIVSAVVGLSVRNLLAAAVILTIFSFLTAAIMVSLGAIDVAFTEAVVGAGAVGVFSIVAILMTSRKSRD
- the mbhE gene encoding hydrogen gas-evolving membrane-bound hydrogenase subunit E gives rise to the protein MKTLQYFLLLAFLGILVIAVTSLPPRGDVTAPVHQHVNPAGTLVAGTYFIQHAYEDTKTPNMVTVILADYRAFDTMGEVIVVFAGGIACFFILNVRRRKP
- a CDS encoding MnhB domain-containing protein: MSSGNVELCRKEAAMMAPTESPIIHLASRGISPVILLIGLYVFFHGHYSPGGGFQGGVLLAAAILLLRLSLGTSLSQPIMPSWITLRLSALGALIFAGIGLVAVLFGGNFLDYHFLPMPWLDPAYLRYYGILMIEVGVTITVMTTLVSIYDDLLGC
- a CDS encoding cation:proton antiporter subunit C; the encoded protein is MIEFIQGYYAYIFLAATFTIGLYGMMMKQNLMKKVLGMSVVAACTILFWIVSAYKDGAGVTVLDKRYGVENPELYLNPLPHTLMLTAIVVAVVTLGVALALLIGIYREFKTLDEPTLLERMK
- a CDS encoding complex I subunit 5 family protein; its protein translation is MISSQAPVLIPITFLFAAMLIPLVGAVHRAAAHLTAVLGSALALYFSVVGMQATLAQGRISYHIAGWMPPIGIEFVLDPLSAFICALLCGITFIVMVFGKRSVEYEIPQKEIAFYSLSMLLLGGLAGMVMTGDLFNLYVFLEIGALAGYALVAIGDKRAVVSAFRYLVMGTVGATFYLLGVALIFISTGTLNMADIAQLMPLVHDSPAVIVGLVLIVLGTALKMALFPMHAWLPDAYTHASTTATALIAPIGTKVSAYVLFRVLFFVVDPDHLRTEMLNLLQVIGYLGAAGIIWGSIMAICQSELKRMLAYSSVAQVGYIAVGIALASPLGFIGAILHALNHAVMKCCLFLVSGNMRMRLGHSSIPQMNNGLRKSMPWTSAAFTLAAISMIGLPPTAGFFGKWYLALGAIEQSHWIFLTALLISTILNVAYFFRVMERMYLKPQEPGAVDYSEQTVARNEAPASMLIPTLFLAISLLVLGFANAWIVSNLIVPMIPGWL
- a CDS encoding monovalent cation/H+ antiporter subunit D family protein — encoded protein: MHEIVTYTSSVPFLAVLVSLAAVPLIYASSNRPNMREFWTLAAAFIKFPLVLSLLPGVMAGEVAEFTIVQISASPDIALKLRADGVGMLFAVVASGLWILTSFYSIGYMRGANEKKQTRYFASFAVCLSATIGIAFSANLLTFLIFYEILSLATYPLVIHKENQEAMRSGRQYLLYAMSAGVLLIAAIGITYSIAGTLDFNPGGIFGGIVLDPVLIKVVFILFIAGVGVKAGIMPLQSWLPAAMVAPTPVSALLHAVAVVKAGVFGVIRVVGFIFGPEVMQEFSLNLILATFSGATVILASLIALNQDDLKRRLAYSTVGHLSYIVLGVALLTPEGFTGGLLHLSNHATTKICLFFCAGAIYVNLHKTKISQLDGIGRVMPWTMGAFTIGALGLAGVPPINAFVSKWFLCQGAMAADQTIILGIFLLSGLLNAAYFFPIVQRAFFRPGGKDLEKHGEASPFMVVPICIVATLSVLLGLQPNLFLNLYDLAAGISQSVFHLPAVFIASGVWP
- a CDS encoding Na(+)/H(+) antiporter subunit D, with the protein product MPIELPPVLVMWLGLIILPLLPKNARPAAFLAFPVAALILILTIPLGTVVTMPFAHYELVVLQVTQLSRVFGIIFALIAFFCGVYALHMRETGQQAAALLYAGGALGVTFCGDFFTLLVCWEIMAAGSTYLIWARRTKSSQQAGMRYLLYHLFGGSLLLAGIIVHAQSTGSLLLPENGFAPGESLAAWLMFFGVMINAAMVPLHAWLPDAYPKATITGACVLSAFTTKVAVYVAIVLFPGWPILMIMGVAMALWGVSYAFLANDIREILSYHIISQVGYMIAAVGIGTELALNGAAAFAFSNILYKTLMFMATGAVLYAAGTSKLSELGALASRMKWVLVLYMVGALSISGFPLFMGFISKTMIITAAGESSAYAVKFLLIFASVGTFLSVGIKLPYYTWFHEEKTHHAQLRPIPTGMFAAMTGVAVLCVVYGVFPGLLYAELPYFMDFTPFAIPLLVETTQILIFTFLGFWLVRAKLTPKDKISLDVDWFYRRLAPYLRRIFIGWVNVFFDTAERLSFRFADFVSFLSSDPMHVLRTLHRPLRDFDADADRQPLSTPITLTLLVTVAVAAWSLWR
- the hisD gene encoding histidinol dehydrogenase; this encodes MPCRELRYTSRDDWPALDDWLKGRWSPELSMEQRVRDILTQVRKQGDEALVDYTRRFDCPDFQADMIRVPEADLSAALASIPSEDVAILEAAIGNVRSFHEQQVQRSWFQTKPDGTILGQMVRPVERVGLYVPGGQGGTTPLISSLIMNAVPAQVAGVDAVAAVSPPRADGTLDAYILATAALLGITEVYRLGSAWAVAALAFGTRTVPSVDVIAGPGNIYVTTAKRLLVGQVGIDMIAGPSEIAILADASANPEWVAADMLSQAEHDPLAASILVSDSQSLLEYVKVALSRQLAELPRSETAAQSLADWGALILVPDIRVGTELINLLAPEHLELCVDDPWRLLGLIRNAGAVFMGHHCPEPIGDYFAGPNHVLPTMGTARFTSGLSVDNFIKKSNIIATSCAYVADHGPAVARLATLEGLDAHARSVTCRRA
- a CDS encoding phosphoribosylaminoimidazolesuccinocarboxamide synthase → MKILTQSSLPDVKLLSRGKVRDIYEVSEDTLLIVTTDRMSAFDVVLPDPIPYKGVVLNKITLFWMERMGAVVPNHLLAADVADFPKALQPHADQLEGRSVLVRKAAPLPMECIVRGYITGSGWKDYQDTGMVCGHRLPSGLQESQELIPPLFTPSTKAEVGEHDENISVAKAAEILGQDRFAAVERISLEIYSQAREYAKGLGLIIADTKFEFGLVGDELLLIDEVLTPDSSRFWPQKGYAMGHSQPSFDKQYLRDWLTKSGWIKKAPGPNLPPDVVEQTRDRYLDAYAMLTGQRLELP